The genome window GACCTATATTTAAGTCCTAAAAATTAAAATAGGACCTAATTTAAAATGTTTAGAACCAAAAAAACATTAACAACTCCAATAGTTAAATACTATACCATGTTATTAGGAAATAAATCATATTATTTAGAAAATAAAAGATTATGATTATTGCACTAAATGAGGATAGTGCTCCAGTATACGAGGGGTCCTATGTTTAGAACCTAAGGCATCGGGTCCTATAATTGTTTGATGATTTTTTGTGAAACATGACCTCTGCTGGAGCAGGTTTTGGTGTTGGGGTCTTATATTTcaaaattttgaccaagaaaaatAGGACCCCATTTAAGActcttgttggagatgctctaaagaGTATTAATTAGTGCGAATAAGGACTATATTACCCCTATTAATTAGGGGTTGCCCGGTGCACATAGAAAGTGGGGAGGACAATGGAGTTAAAATCATACCTTAGTCCCTTTTAGTTACCCCTTAATGACTAAAGAATTAAAGTTTAGTCACCTCTACTTTGAACCCTATTTGTTTTTTCAGAACTAAAATTGACTAGTTACTCCAAACCAAACAGGCCTTAGAGagtgtttggtttatagggactaatttttagtccctttattttatttcattttagtccctaaatggTTAAATATAAAAACTAAAACTCTAATTTAATTTTCGTATTTGATAATTTAGGGAGATAATGTAGAGAGTAAAATTAGATAAAATGGAGgtactaaaaattataaactaaaCACCTTTTAGTCTATCTCGCCACGTGAAAAGTCATGCAAATGCAAAAATATCGCTCGCACGACGTTATATCATAATGCATGTGTCTACAATAGATCATACATCTCACAGGGGACAAAATACTCGTGAGAAGAGGggctatgtaaatttgtacactcTCTTTACAAGAGGCAAAATACATATAAGAGAGGTTATGTAAATTTATACACCCTCTCTCCTTCAATATATAATTTAATCGGGTAATGGAGAATAAGTATTGTTTATTGAGATGGTATTGTTTAGGTGTTGGAGAAACACAGTTTTATATGTTAATACTACACTCATACACTGCTCACTATGCAACTATTCTATTGTTTGAGATAGCTTTTATAAATCCGAAGATACAATTGCAATTAGAAGGAAAGCCCAGGGGTTAGCCACTCACACCGTTCGTTTCGTATATCTGTCTCCCTCTCCCCATCTTATCACAACGGCACTCCATCGCCTCATCTTATCCGCCGGCCTCCTCACGCCGTCGCTGCTGCCTGCTCACTCCCCACTCCCGACTCCCCGACGCACGAGCTCCCAGGAGTTAGCCATGGCCTCCACCACCCTCTCCTCCGCCTTCAGCCTCCTCTCCCGCCCCTCCACCTCCCCGTGCCCCGCCGTCTCGCTCCCGAGGTCCTCCTTCCCCGTGCCTGACAGCCGCCGGAGACGCCGCGCCGTCACCGTCGCGTCCACCGCCACCGAGTCCCCCAAGGTCTTGGAGCTCGGGGACACCATTGCCGGGCTCACTCTCGAGGAGGCCCGCAACCTTGTTGACCACCTCCAGGAGCGGCTCGGCGTCACAGCTGCGGCCTTCGCGCCGGCCGCCGTCGTCGCAGCGCCTGGGGCGGGCGGCGGGGCCGCGGCCGAGGAGGAGGCCCCCGTTGAGAAGACGGAGTTCGACGTAGTAATTGAAGAGGTGCCCAGCAGCGCGCGTATCGCCACTATCAAGGTGGTGCGCGTGCTCACCAGCCTCGCGCTCAAGGAGGCCAAGGACCTTATCGAGGGCCTTCCCAAGAAGCTTAAGGAGGCCGTCAGCAAGGACGAGGCCGAGGATGCCAAGAAGCAGCTCGAGGAGGTCGGCGCCAAGGTGTCTATCGTGTGACACTAGGTATACTGactccttttttttttcttcttttttttttaaaTTTCTTTCTTTGATCTTTGCCTCCCAATCTTTTGTGTATCCCCATTGTCGTTTATAAGGAATTGCTGTTTGATGATATGAATTCAGTGTGAATGTGACATGCTTAAAACTGGTAATGTAGATTTGCCTTGTTGGCACTATCATTACTTCATGACGGTGAACAATAGGGCATTTTGCTTTCCTTATTCTGTTGCTTGCAATTGCTAGTAGCCTTTGTAGTGGGTTGCATTGTATTCGTTATTATTCGTTACAAATGTCATCTAAAAAATTGTCTGTAAGAAAGGTACTACAAACGTTTTCTATTTGATTATACTTTCATTTAATGTGTATTCTTCCTTTTATAATTTGTTTCCATACATTTAGCATCTAAGAGATCAAAACTGTTTTCTCTCGTATCTAATAAACAGAATACCCCGCCGCGTCGTACGCTGGTCTGGCTGAGGCCACGCGCCCACGCCTTCTGTTGGTCTGTGCAAAAGCCGTTTGGTCTCTATTTGCATGCCGATGCCGTCGCGTTAGCTGTTCAACCTCGGTTCGGAAAGATAACAGAATACCCCGACCCTTGCGCGTTGCGGACTTGCGCCTACCCTATATAATAAACCGATCTACGCTGTGCCTCCATCAAATAAACACTTGCATCTACGTATTGTTAGCTAGCTGGCTCTCGACAAGACAAGGTGATCAAGGGACGACGACTACAGCGCGCGCAAGCCGTCCGTGTCCTCTCCTCCCTGCCGGCGCCGGCGCAATGACGTTCGCGTACGACACGGACGTCGTCATGGACGACGGCACCATCATCAAAACTACCGTCACCAACTCCGGCGACGCCACCAAGCTCTTCCTCCGcgaggtgcgccagaccagaaagCCCCTGATCGTGGGTCTGGACACCGAGTGGCGCGTCATTCGCCGACAGGGCCGGCGCCCGCGCAACCGGATGGCCGTGCTGCAGCTCTGCGTGGGCCACCGCTGTCTGGTCTTCCAGATAGTCGCGGCCGACTATGTCCCGGCCGCGCTGAAAGCCTTCCTCGCCAGCCCGCAGCACCGCTTCGTCGGCGTCGTGGTCGACGTCGACGTAGAGCGCTTGCGCTGCGACTGCAACATTGTGGTCAATAACACTGTAGACCTGAGGTATGCCGCGGCCGACGTGCTCGGCCGGCCGCACCTCAGGACGGCGGGGCTCAAGATCCTCGCCCGCGAGGTGATGGGAGTGGAAATAGAGAAGCCGAAGCACCTGACCTGTAGCGAGTGGGACAGACCTCTGTCGCAGGCGCAGGTCCGCTACGCTGCCATTGACGCCTTCGTGTCATACGAGGTTGGCCGGCTGGTGCTCACCAGGGAGCACGCGCAAGATGCGGCCTTCACCGGTGCAATGACGATATTGCCGTCGCAGTTGCCGTAAATGTGCATAGTTTTACTTAGTTAGTGTAGGGATTGTTTACATGGTGTATCTCGCACATTTATTCATTGGTTTAAAGAAAATTTGGATTCTtatgttttttttattttgtatCTGTACATTGGTCCTCCACACAAGTTCTTCGCCTCGACCGTTAAAGCTGATAATGATCTGGGCTTCAACCCGGTTTATGCGGAATTTGTTTCTGTTTTGGGCTAATCCAGTTTGGTTTGTTAGAGCAACTCCAGCAGTTGTCTAAAagacttcctaaatcaataatttagctAGTTAATATAAAAACTCATCTCCAACAGTTATCTAAAtaaactttctaaatttaacaactcattatcttagagcaactccaatagttatgtaatttttagctctctaaatcacagatttaagaagttgctaaataactttaggagtaaaaaaatgtgagttctccaatagttctctaaatataggttgtagtTTTGTTTTTGTATCTATCCACATAAAAAAATAAAGTCACAAATGTCATTAATTACCTTCATTATCTATATAATGCAGTAAACATTTTTTTAGAGAGTTGctaaatggttgccaaatgtagagaggaAATAAAGTTAGATGagaagttgttaaatttagaaagtttatttagagaactgttggagatgAATTTTTGTGTTAACTCCTTAAATTGTTGATTTAGGAAGTCTATTAGAGAATTACTGGAGTTGCTCTActcattttctctctacatttggcaaccatttagcaactccctaaacaaaaatgttgactgCGTTATGTAGTTAATGAAGGTAATTGATGACATTTGTGACTTATTTTTTTGATGtggatagatacaaaacaaaattacaacatatatttagagaactattggagaactcacatttttttactccTAAAGTtgtttagcaacttcttaaatatatgatttagagagctaaaatttatataactattggagttgctcttagggcTAGTGTATAAAATAGATTAGTCTGGCGGCATGCTCTAGCGGCGGCGAGGGACACAAGAGAACGGCCGGGAAAGGTAGCGAAGTACACCTTACAAGAGAACGGCCGGGAAAGGTAGCGAAGTACACCTTTGTCCACCATGGATAATCAAGAAAGTAGCCATGAAGGATATTGTCTATAATGGGTAACGAAGAAAGTACGTGGATCATTGCATCAGCCAATCTGACTTAACACATATCTAAACCCCTGTAGGCCCAGTCCGGTTAGGTTGGATTGGGGATAGAAACTATTCCAGCCTATAAATAAAATTATCGATTCCAATAGAACAGTTTCAGGCCCGTAAGCGAATCCATACCACATACAATACAACATTTTAAAATAGCCTCCGTGCAACGACGGCCGTAATTCAATTATGTAGTTGACAGAAAACACTTCCACTATGTGATATCCACATAGTACTTCTAATTCTAAGATGGCACCAAATTTATTTGAAATTGGTTGTCACCATCCTCAAAAGAGTTAAGGCACATGCCGCACTACCAGAATTTGTGAACATTACACGCGgtccctcgcctcgcctcgcaatCAGAAGCATTTATCTGAAGCAGCGGGGAGTCATGGACTGAGAAACATATCAGCTCAATTACACTTAAAAAAGGCAGAAACTTTCATGCTTCAGCAGCTTTCTCTGATGGACTGTCTTCACTCTTTTGCCCCATCTTCGCCTTCTTGGCTTCGTAGTCTTTCACAGCAGCTTTAATGGCATCCTCCGCAAGCATGCTGCAATGGAGCTTTACTGGTGGAAGGGACAAGTGCTTTGCAATCTCACTGGAAAAACAGGGTAACAAAACCAGTTACAGTGGAGTTTGCTAAAGGATTCTGATAGTGTCCAGAAAAATCACAAGAACCAAATCCTAACAACAGTGGCGAGGGTGCGACAGTAAATGAATTAATTTATCTTTGAAAGCAGAGAATAAGTCAGATCCTCCAAAGGAATAAGCACATGTACCATTTCTGATTACTGAAAGTCAAACAAAACCAGAGGAGCAAAGATAAAATGTTAGCGTGTTCAGATGATTAACGAAGTGGATAATATTAAGGCCCCCCTTGGGGGCTTCTTGGAGGCAGCCTCTGCTCTAGCTTCGCTATTTTTTTACCGAAGCCATACCAATAGCATTTTTTTTTGGAATGGCTTCATGTGAAAAGCGCTTTTCTCATTTGTATTAGAAGGGTGAAGCCAAAAAACTTCCTTGTCAGCTTTGGCTCACGCCTATTTTACAAAAAACCCTCCCACCATCGTTACATTTTACAAAAAGACCCTCCACAGGCGTGCGACAACTTATTACTTATAGTTGAGATTGAATATATTACTAATGTAACTAGATATGGATTCTTTTAAAAAAGAGCATAGAAGCCGTTTTGCCAAATGGTCTTTTATATCTTTGAACTCCTCTAGAAAAAAGCAGCTTTATCAGAGAAGCTAGAGCTAAAGCCATTTTTTAAGAAGACAAAGCCTTACCAAAGAGGCCTAAGCAAGCTGAAAATATTGAAGATAATAGAAGACTTACGTATTCTTGATTGTCAAGACTTCATCCATTGGTTTTCCCTTCACCCATTCAGTAGCTGCAAGGATAAAGATAATATAATCAACATTACACATTCAACAGCTTAAAGAAACATACTTATGGCATTTTTCTTAATTAGGGATGAAGATCTTTGCGGAATAAGGACACAGGAATGCCTCCAGCTAATAATATACAAGCAACCAGTGGGTCCACTCTTGTATGCAAGATAATATGATACTTAGCACCAATTTAATATAATAGTAACAAAATAATGCATAACACAAACAGATTTAGGGGAAAAACCTCACACCCCCCATTCAGATTATATTCTTGTCATTTAGGCAGTCATTTATAGGACTAAATAAATTGAAGTTTCAACTGGAAACTTGGTTCCCATGGTTGTTGGCTTACAAGTCATGGTACAACAGAATGTCCAATTTTGTGATTAATAGCATTTTCATGCATATCAATCGAGGAGGTTAGGTATTATATGCATCATATTATCAGGGTTTTTTGATTGGCGCTATTACAATTCTCGTGGATCTGAAAATAACTATTACTATTTACCTATTCATAGATTATACGTTTTACTTCTTCAGTACTTAGAGAAATTCCATTATGCACTTCAGATGTGGTTGAGACCATTTGCAGACCACTATGTTTCAGAGTTGCCCAGAATGCCCCAAGGTCCTCTCCTCCGTCCCTGCCAAAGATGTGTGGGCACCACAGGTTATCTTTGTCCTCCTTTTCCATGTCCTTCCATGGCGAGCAGCCACAGCCACACGAGCGCACGGGTGAGCCAGCCCATGGCCGTAGGGGGTGAGCAGCTGACACCACCACCACACAGCCTCACAGGTGTGCGTGCGAGCAGACGCCATCCATTGCCTGCTTGCCTCGCATCACCACCCCATGCAGGCCATACTCACTGCACCAACCATGCCGTCGGAGCTTGTATGCACACGTATTCCCGCGTGCCCACATTCGCCTCGGCTGCTAACCACGGTTGTCATTGTCATTCTGCAAGCAGGCCATGCGTGCGCACCGGCCGGCAGACTCCCGCGCCTCGCCGCTCTCATTGGCCACCGTACTGCTAGCTGCTGATTGTGCAGGCCATGCCCACTAACACCGACCTACTGCTCGACAATGCCATGTCCGTCTTACACGCGGTCTCCCGTGTCGCGTCGGCCACCGTGCTGCTGGTTGTGCAGGCTGTGCTCATCAACCTGCAGCCCGTCACACTCTCTCACTATTGCTGCAGTGCACCACACGCTCACCACTGCCACAGCTCGCGAGCATTGTCAGCATGATACTTGATCGCGCTGCAACCCGCCGCGTGCACACCACTGCTGTAGCTTGCAAGCGTTGCTGACAACGCTGCTTGCCACATCCCTGCAGAATACACCGGCCGCAACTGCATGTCCGGCTGAAGATGGGGAAGGAAGAAGATGACCTGTGGGCCCCCCACACGTCAATGACAGGGAGAGGGTGGAGGACAGAGGGGCATTTTGGCAATATGAAAATACGGTGGTCTTCAGATGGGCCCAACCACATCCGAAGCATACATAATGGCATTTTTCAAAGAACTGAAAAATTATAATGGTTCATCTTTGaataggtgaatagtaatggtaattTTCAGGTCCACGAGAAGTGTAATAGCAGCAATCCAAAAAAAACTATTATCAAAACCAATAACTTGAAAGTTGCCCATGATCATTCAGTTGGCTATTTCATTGTTTGCAGGAGTATCTTCCTAGACAATTCCATAAGTACTCTTCCATTACTAAGTTAGTAAGAACATCAAAACTAAGGCACAGTGTCCATCTCTGAACCAATTTGGTTCAGCAACTACAAATTATAGAAACTACAAGCATCTGAATCTACTGATACAaataagaacttatctaactataAGGTTACCATTTTGATCAATACTAAAATGTAACTTCTAGACCCTTCATGGTCATCCTCCTTAATAAAAACAACAATGATAATAAAGGGCATAAGCTGGACAATTACAATCCAGGAAAACAAGGAAGAACCAGCATCATAACAAAACACTCAGCATACACATTATATTAGCTCTAAAGGTCCTGAGTTCAACGCAACCCCTTTGTACCATGCAGGGGCAAGGCTTGTCTCTGTTATTCCtttcagggcttgttcggttattttcaatccatatggattgaaggggattgatacggattgagggggattttgacttactagggattgaaacccgctcaatccccctcaatccatatggattggggtataaCCGAACAAGTCCTCAAAGAGCCTACTCATGTGAAAGCCACCACCCACCAGCATTCGGTCTGTCTGTACATATCTAAAATTCAACCCAACTAGCCAATTAGGTTCAAAGCACCAAAAATAGGCAAATTGAAATGAGGGTGTCAATGATTCTACAGCAATACAGATGAAAATTAGCAGTACAGTTGATATGTATCTCCATCCATAGTCCCCGGAAAAATGGCACATATAAGAAACACAGCACTAAGCTAGCTGAAATTCATCTTTCTCTGCAAATGACATCCACAATCGCAACGAAGGCATCGGGGTGCGACCCAATTCACAAGCTGCAATTCATCTTTCTCTGCAAATGACCTCCACAATCGGAAAAAAAGGCATCGGGGTAACTAGATAGTCTATATAACCAATTAGTGATGTAAGTCAATCTACAAAAAAGGAGGATTGAGCCTACTACACACCACACCCGAATCACTTAGGGGAAAGCGAGGAGAACTCCAGACGTGGCGCTAGGGCTGAGGGGGCTCACCGACGGACGAGGACGCTATGGCGGAGCCGCAGCCAAAGGTCTTGAAGCAGGCGTCGACGATTTTACCGGAGTCCTCGTCGACGCGGATCTGCAACTTcatgacgtcgccgcaggccggcGCGCCGACCAGCCCAGTACCGACGTTGGGGTCCTCCTTGTCGAAGGAACCGACGTTCCGCGGGTTGTTGTAGTGGTCCACCACCCGCTCGTGGTACGCCCTCATCCCCGCCGCCGCGGCGGCCGGGCCCACCTGACCGGCGGCGCCGGTGCCCAGACCGAGCCGCCGGAGCCCCGGGGCAAGGAGCTGCCTAGCTCCCGCGCGCAGCATCGCCCACGAACCTGGAGTCGCCTCTGGTTTC of Zea mays cultivar B73 chromosome 8, Zm-B73-REFERENCE-NAM-5.0, whole genome shotgun sequence contains these proteins:
- the LOC107275245 gene encoding 50S ribosomal protein L7/L12, chloroplastic-like; protein product: MASTTLSSAFSLLSRPSTSPCPAVSLPRSSFPVPDSRRRRRAVTVASTATESPKVLELGDTIAGLTLEEARNLVDHLQERLGVTAAAFAPAAVVAAPGAGGGAAAEEEAPVEKTEFDVVIEEVPSSARIATIKVVRVLTSLALKEAKDLIEGLPKKLKEAVSKDEAEDAKKQLEEVGAKVSIV
- the LOC100273266 gene encoding Iron-sulfur cluster assembly protein 1, with the translated sequence MLRAGARQLLAPGLRRLGLGTGAAGQVGPAAAAAGMRAYHERVVDHYNNPRNVGSFDKEDPNVGTGLVGAPACGDVMKLQIRVDEDSGKIVDACFKTFGCGSAIASSSVATEWVKGKPMDEVLTIKNTEIAKHLSLPPVKLHCSMLAEDAIKAAVKDYEAKKAKMGQKSEDSPSEKAAEA
- the LOC100280337 gene encoding uncharacterized protein LOC100280337, yielding MTFAYDTDVVMDDGTIIKTTVTNSGDATKLFLREVRQTRKPLIVGLDTEWRVIRRQGRRPRNRMAVLQLCVGHRCLVFQIVAADYVPAALKAFLASPQHRFVGVVVDVDVERLRCDCNIVVNNTVDLRYAAADVLGRPHLRTAGLKILAREVMGVEIEKPKHLTCSEWDRPLSQAQVRYAAIDAFVSYEVGRLVLTREHAQDAAFTGAMTILPSQLP